The Musa acuminata AAA Group cultivar baxijiao chromosome BXJ2-5, Cavendish_Baxijiao_AAA, whole genome shotgun sequence genomic interval TCTCTCGAGCTATCATATGACGGTGGAGTGATATGAACAGCATGCAGAATGTTGTGGCGTACACGTTGATGAGATGAATACTTGTGCGGCCGGGAGAGAACGGACCCGCCATGGCCGCCGTCTCACGTACGTGTTTCTCGCCATCAGCTGCTCCGGCGCATGCGCCATGAATGGAGGCGTGGAAGTGTGTGCGTCGGTGCCCATCTCCTTTAGAATTCTCGCGGAGGGACGCGGTTTTAGGCGAAGAGATGGCCTTCTCCACGATAACGCGAGCAAGTGGATGACCAGAAAAGAGAAAGATGATGAGAAGCTCCATGGAAGTGGAGGTGGGCCACTTTGGATTGGCGCAACTCAGTGTCAAGGCAAATAGGTGAATGTCGACCTGAAAAATACTGTGAATGCATCAAATTTCTTGATCATATCACAAGTGGATAAGCTTAGGCTACAAAGATGATTGACATTACATAATACATGAAagacgccctctctctctctctctctctcgtttgacTTTTGTTCGAGAAGTCAAGTTGGCAGAGCCCAAAACCGATGGTGGGCTTTGCATCACCGGATTCTGGAGATCCATCGCCACTTCTCGCTCACCTTATCGCCCCATCACTCCACCACCCGTGTCcgtgaccaccaccaccaccaccagtatAAGTTCCCCCGACTGCCCGACTCTATTTATATCCAAAGATCACATCACCTCTTCACAGAGTCAACGCCACCCACCTCTCCCCTCCTCTTCCCTCTGCTTGACGCTTTGGTTTCACGTTTCATGGATGACAACAACTGGGATCTGCACGCGGTGGTGAGAGGCTGTTCCGCCGGTGCTGTTGCGCCCGAGAACGATCCCTACTTCTCTTCCCTCTATCTGTCGAACGAGGATGACGTCGACGGAGAAATGGAACCCCTTCTTGGCTTCCCTGAGCTGATGGGCACGTCAAGCTATCTGTGTGAGCTGCAGCAGCTCTGCCAACCTTTCTATGCCATGGAACCCGACGAAGAACCACTACAACAGCAGCAGCTCCCACCCCATTTGTCCCCTGCTGCGTCTCTTCTCCCTGCAGTGGCTTATCCCGGCCAGTCCCAGCATCAGAGCAGCCAGTTCCCGCGAACGGTCTCCCAACCTTCCCGTTCCAAGAGAAGGTACTTTAGCCTTCGCACTCCTCTGCCTGTCTCGTTCCTCCTTTCCGATTCAAGCTTTGGAGAAAAAGAATTAGTAACATGTGGAGATGTTGCATCTGCAGGAAGAATCAGCAGAAGAAGGTGGTGTGCCAAGTGCCAGCCGATGGCGTCCAATCCGATTTGTGGGCATGGCGAAAATATGGGCAGAAACCCATCAAAGGGTCCCCATATCCGCGGTAAAGCTGCCAACGCCATTCTTTTCTCTTCGATTTCTACTTCCAAGGTGTAATTTTTGGACGAAGGTGTTGATCTTTGTGGTGGTGGAGAACAGGGGTTATTACAGGTGCAGCAGCTCCAAGGGATGCCAGGCTCGGAAGCAGGTGGAGCAGAGCAACGCCGACCCGGGGATGCTGCTCATCACCTACACGGCGGAGCACAACCACCCCGTCCCCACCCATCGGAGCTCGCTCGCCGGGAGCATCCGTCAGAAGCTTCCCCAGCCTGCGGCCAAAGGCGGTGACCGTGACCAGCTGCCGTCGCCCAGCCACCCGTCCTCCTCGAGCCCACTACCGTCGCCGATTGCAGCCGCGGGGCTGTCGCCTAAGACCCCCCTCACAGGGGACGAGAGGAAAGGTGAGGAGGGcgaggaagaagacgaggagTTACCGACGATGGGAAATGTCGACATGCTCGAAGAGGACAGCGCGCTGTTCTTAGGCATGGAAGTATTGGTGCAGCCCAGTACCACAGGAGCCACCGAAACGCCGGCCACGGCGACCCTCAGCTCCGGATACTTCGACGAGGGAAGCAACTTCGAAGACCATTTCTTCCGCTCGCCATGGCTTGCGATCACTGACGCCGCGATCTAATACGTCGAACACCTATCACATAATTTTGTTTACCGAAGAAGAGGATATGTATAATTCCATATAATCTCAATTTTGCACTACATTTCCTATCAGTAAACTCCCTTATCCTATCAGTAACCCCTTGGGTTTCTTCTtcctattctttcttctcttcttgcccTTCCATCACCATGGTTCAATTGTTTCTGCAACAAGGTCAGTCGGATGTACATGATGCAGTTTAGTCTGCAGCTGACTGCTGCTTCTACTGCCACCAAACCAGTCTCACGAAGAAGCTCATGGTTGATTGAGCAAGCGAGATTCGTTCACCGCACAAAGTGATCCACAATCCAGGTGGAATGTGAATGCAAGACCTTTGAGAACTGTGTCAACATTGTTCTACAAGAAAAAGCTTAGTTTTAGGTGTAGAAGTCCTGCCTAGTCTCTGATATGTTATTGGCTATTCACAGATCAAGAAATAAAGTAATTGTAATGGATTGGGTGTCCATAACTTTTCTGATTTGGCAGTTGCCTGTACACCACCTCGGTAAAGCATTGCAGAATATTGAACTCTTTGTCGATCCTGTACTGGTGACACTAATGACATTCGTGCATGAGGTGGTGTGTATTGTTCTGGTTGGTTTCCTATGGTCTTGTACGCATTACACATTAAGAAGGTGAGGTTCCTTGCAGGAAATGTTTCAGTATCTCCAGGTAGGATAACTCTGTAGATCATGACGCATTCAAGTTGCATCCCGGTACATATCTGACCATTATTTCTGCCTGTCACGCAAATTACATATCTGAGATGACTTGGGAGCATCTTTGATTCGAGTTCACGTAGAACACCGTGAAGGAAGCATGATAACACTGTCCTAATCCATATTGCAGACAAGAAACTAACGCAGTAACGCAGGAATAGGAGGTGCTCAGAAGATGTCGGAGAGGGTGGGTAGCTTCATCTCGCCCTTGGTGGAGAGGGGGATGGTGAAGTCGCCGACGATGGGGAGGTCGATGGTGAGGCCGACCTGCAGCTCGTAGTCGATGTCCCAGTCCCGCCCGATGTCCCTCACCAAGCTTACCAGGAAGTTGTAGGGCACCTTCACCGGCACCTCCAACTTCGTCACCACACTCGCCGGCAGCGACCCCGGGTCCGGCATCGTCCCCGACGCTACCAccctgctcataaaatgcatgtGTCTATTACGAACAGCGCACTAGTTCGGGGGCAGAAGGAGAAATGCATgcatggaggaggaagccgaccgGCCGGCGCTCTTGAGGGTGTAGGAGATCTCGCAGATGGGGAGGGAGTGGGAGTAGGGGTTGGAGACGGAGACGTCGCTGTGGAAGAGGGCCGAGTCGCGGCTCAGGCTCTTGACGGACACGCCCGTGAGGGAGGCTTCCGGCTTGGGAATCTGCGCGATCTTGCCCGCCACGAACTCCTTCGCCCTGTCCACCAAACTCGACATGACTGCTCTGCTCGCTCGTTCCTGCCGCTGCTTCTCCTCTGCTACACAGCCAGCCTACCACGACGCCTCACGAACGAGGGGATGAAAAGAAGAGATGAAGCCCTGCAATTGGATCGGTCCGCAAGACCTCCTCCATCGTCGCGGCCGCAGGATGAGGCAACTTGTGGCACGTCGCTGGTTACGCGGCGGACGGTCATCGAACACGAATCACGAAGCGGTGAcatcttttgtaaatagcaacgACTAATTTACACGGGAAAACAATGCGATATTGCGAATGCATATTAAGTAATCTAAGAATAAAATTGATGCGTTTGGTTATTGTTGCAATTTACATCATGTTGATGTTAAATATGCGTatcatttatcttaattatgtAAGTTCATATAACGTTTGGGAATGTTtacaaaatatattttgaatgatttcCTAAAAACCCGCTTCGTGATTCGTGTTGATGACCGATGATTGCTTACTAATTGATCTCTTACTACCGTGTTTTCGAATGGATTCCCGTtagaaactctctctctctctctctctctctctctctatatatatatatatcaattgtatcaccggcctctctctctctctccctctctgatTTCCGTAGGTCTCTTGAACCCTTAAACATCCGCAGCCGCTCGCGGGAGATGGAGGCGGCCGCCACGGACTGCCTCTCTCTGGAGATCAACCTGATCTCTGCTCAGGGCCTCCAGCCGCCAGGCGGCAACCGTCGCTTGCAGGCCTACGCTGTCATCTGGATCGACTCCTCCATCAAGCTCCGCACACTGGTCGACCGCGTCGGCGGCGAGAACCCCACCTGGAACGATAAGTTCCTCTTCCGCGTCCACCCGAGCTTCCTCGCCTACGATTCCCCCTGCGCCTACTCCGTCGAGATCTACGCCGCCGGTGGATGGTACCTGCCCGACTCCCTCGTCGGATCCGTCCGCTTCCTCGTCGGCAACCTCCGTCTCCTCTCCCGCCACAGCGACCGCCCCGTCTTCGACGCCGTTGGCATCCGTCGGCCATCCGGCCGATTCCAAGGCGTCCTCAACGTCGGCGCCGCCGTCCTCGGGAGCGTCCCCGCGGTCGCCGCCCGGGCGCTCGCCATCCGCCCCGCGATCGGCTACCGCAGCCTCATGGCTGAGTGGGGTGGGCCGAAGGCCAAGAAACGCCGCCCGCTGAGGGAGCGGAACaaggcgtcgtcgtcgtcggcatCTTCGGTGGCGTCGTCGGACGAGGAGAGGGCGGCCGAGGACGCCGACGCGGCGTTCTGCGGGCCGTGCGTGCTGAGTTTCCCGAGGCGGCTCCATCCCGCCCGGAATCTTGATCCCATCCCGTGGGCCACCGACAGCTCAAGCAGTCAACCCTCGCCCCCATGGACGGCCGAGATATCTCGATCCTGACTCCCTTCCACCCGATCTAATCCCAGTCGTTCATTGCGTGTCTGCCGACATATCTTCTTGATTCCTTTGGCCGCTCGGGGGGCGGAAACTTTGGTATATTTGTGGGGGAGCCAATCATAGTATAATACTTAAACATAGTCGATGTGTGCAGTTAATCTTCTTGTGAGAGTATCCTTCTATGAGACTCGATTGTTTTATGTTGTTTGCCAATAGCTTTAGTACTCGTTTGATGTGATAACTCAATCGAGATCTGTGTTGCCCGCAGAAAGGGACGGAGATGGCATGGATCGTCTTCTCATATCCGGCGACTGGAACAGTGAGAATATTGCATCTTTCTCACTCGGGCGGTCACCAACCAGCATCCATTTATCATCATCGCCTGGGAAGCACCAGAAGGCAGCAGACGGAGATGTCTTCAGCACAATTAGGACAAGAGAAACGGAATCCACTGTAAAAGTAGGACGAAGGGCATGAACTGAAGAAAAAGAGTGCGTCTTTCCACAGATCTTTTCCTCTCTTCTTGGAAGTAATGATATCTCAATGGGAATCTTGCTTCTTTGGGCATTGATTATTAACCATATAGATATTGTTTCTCCACTTTCTTTGGTTTTCTTTCTGGACCTGTCACTGTTGTTTTCCTATGTGTAAAAGTAAAACACTCCtttgtcatctctctctctctctgtctctctctgtctATCTGTCATCTATGAAGGAATGATGGGATAGCACTTTGAATTATCCTGTCAGTGTGCTATCTGCGCGCATGTAAAGGATGGAATCTTTATCTGTTGGGAAACTTTATGCTACAATATCCTGCTGATTCCTATTGTCACAATGAGATGACAAAGTGTTTCCTGCAGAAATATGCTTCTATCGGGAAATGGTAAGGATAAAGAAAACCTAAATGCAAGTCTTCTTCATCATCACTTCGAGACAGGAAGGTCTTTGTATTTAGCTGCTCCACTGTCCAAACTCTGTCCTCTTCTGTCTCATTTGGCTTCTGATGATTGAATCTTTTTTCCTTCAGCTCATTTGACTGGAATGTTTCTGTGTTGGAGACTATGTTGACATGATAAATGTGGCAGGCCATATAGTTTAAGGTTCATTGTCACATCAGCATGATGAGAATTGCTGTGAGAAAAGCTTCATCATTTACAATAGTCAGCATTGCCATTATAGTTTGATAATATTAGAGGAATTCAAACCATATAATTTCTTCTGATACCTCTGTTTTGTGTCTGTAGGCTATCAACAACATCTGCATTCACAGCACTTTGTGTTCAAAGAAAACTGAGATACAGAACCATAAAGAAAAGCCTGTACATACTGTGCAGCCTCACATCAGAACATAAGAcaccatttctctctctctctctctctctctctctcagaggtgAGCTATCAACATCTACCTTCACAGTTCACACGACTTTTCTCCATGGTGCTGGTTTATGCCACCTACTCTGCTGACCATTACACTGTCCTGTCGCATGTCTTAGATCTTGACAGACCTATATACGCTTTCAGAGACTTTGGCGGCACTTATGATCGCAAGAAGATTAAAAGAATCGGATCACATCTTTGCTTTCTTGGCGTGTTCTTCCCACTCACAAGCATCATGACTGTTTTGTCTGCCCAAACACTAATGCTGTGACTTAACCCTGCCTGCATTGATGTCATCTGCACTGGATTTTTCAGTGCAGGTGAAATTCCTACAGATCAATTAGAGAAATTGCTACAGATTTATCCACCGCCAGTGTAAGAAGACAGGAAGAAAGGACCACAGGGACGTACACGATATTTTTCAGATGTGTTGTTAGTAATGGGTGCTCTCTCATTccctctcctccgcctcctcttgGCACGCCACCTCGCTGAATCCATGGAGAAGCGCCCGCGCGGTCGGGCGAAAGATatcgaccaccaccaccaccaccacggctCGGAAGGTCTCTTTCTGCAACTCCACTCTCCATGAAATAGCTCCTTCTTCACCGTTGTTCATGTCAGTCTCTTCTTTGCTCGTCTACGACTCGTTCCATGAATCCTTGGCGCGTGCAGAGGTCAGTAGCAGCGAGTGGGAGTTCATCGACATGTCGGATGAAGAGGTAGACATTATTTGCAGGATGTATAGGCTCGTCGGCGACAGGTAGTCTCCCAACCTTTCATGCGGTTCCATTTACCTTCTTCATCCAGAACAGGAAGAGGATTCAGTACACATGCTTCCTCCACCTCTAAACGGTGAGAGGTGGACTCGTGCAGGTGGGAGATGATAGCGGGCCGAGTCCCCGGCCGGACACCGGAGGCGATCGAGCGGTACTGGAAGATGAGGCACGAGCCATGCTTTGCGGAGAGGAGGCTGAAGAGGATAACACAGACCAGACAACAGAGGCTCGGCTGATGGCATTGATGCCGCTCGTGTAATAATGGAGGCAGAAGTGTGTACGTCGCATGGGCCATATGTGTGGCTGCCCAAAGCACTGCAACTTTTAATTCCGCATAAGGATTTGTCCCTATCGTAGGCCAACTTTACCATCTTCGCAGCTCTCACTTTCTGCATCAAACAAGCTAAAATGTTCAGATCAAAACCAGGTTTCTATAGGTGATCTGGAAAGGGCAGACTCCCACTGGTAGGATGACTGGCTGTGACCAACAGAGGAGATGGATACTCTGCAGATCAGCAAAGGCACATGCAAGTGTCTATCGGTGATCTGGAAAGGGCAGACTCCCACTGGTAGGATGACCAGTAGTTCCAGTTCTGCTGACTGCCTGTGCCAtttgaagaaagaagaagaagacctacACTTTATTTGGTCATTCTCCAAATCTATTATCTTCACCATTTTCTTCGTAAATCGATAGGTTCATTATCTATTAGAGTTAGTCCCAAAAAATTTACGAAAGGGTAATTTTGATaacccaataaagacaataaaacggaaaaaataaaagcgataagaacaccagatttatatggttcgaccaattgacctacatccacggacgaagaggagcaaatcactactataaaagagagactattacaaatgccttggaagatgttcctaggccataaaacacccgaatctattaaacaaaaaaaactcaaactataattccaaactatttaactgaacttaaacccaaagcaaacacttaggtttttcttgtggtgtatctgacttcaaagctcaggcccttatttatagttccaataggagataacaagcctgatttttccgatgtgggactatgtgggacttgccgaactaacaaatctccaccttggcatgtcccaacaaaacttgctccaccttcttcacaaaagccccaacgggcaatcaccaacaatgaatatcAATCAAGTCCAAgcattgcttgaacttgtaaactagaAGAGACTTCATAAGCATATcggttggattgtccttcgtatgaattttctgaacaaagacctttccctcagcaatagtatctcatttgcatccaacaattttcttactcgaatgcggcttcacaagatctcaAGTTCTATTTCGATGGAGAGATTCCATTTCTTTattcatcgcgatcaaccacttagcgaaattatcataagaaattgtatctgagtaggaagtaggctcacaaaCTTCACTTATTTCTTCtgtaacagacaaagcatatgcaaccaaatttgcatatctttgtgatggtcgaatatttctccgtggtctatccttggcaatggaatattgctcttcctctagatcatcttcgttagtagactcgggaccatctaccggcattctttgaatagaagagttagactgaaaagaattagaactaccaatctcaagctccacctgcttctgcgcactatcatttgtacaactaggagattcttctttagaagataacatagacaattcatcaaaagtaacatctctactgattacaaattttggggatttgggatcagaacaccataatatgtatcctttcaccccagaagtatacccaaggaaaatatattttttaacttgaggctctaattttccttcatttatatgcatgtatgcttgacacccaaaaatttttaaatcaaagtaatcaataggagtacctgaccaaacttcctccagagttttaaagttaagtgctgcagacagAGCGCGGTTGATAATGTAATAGGCCATATTAATtgtctctgcccaaaagtcctttgtcaactctgcatttgagatcatacaccttgctccctccaagagtgttctgttcatacgttcgaccacaccattttgttgaggcatcatcctaacagtgcgatgccgaacgattccctcatttttgtagaattcattaaagtcaccttcacaaaatttcataccATTATCTGTTCAAAGCCGCTTaacctgtttacctgtttgcttctcaatcaaagccttccattgtttaaatgttaaaaaaatatcatttttatgcttcagaaaataaacccaaactttcctggaataatcgtcaatgaaagtcaacatatacataGCACCAcctttagactgaacatgagttggaccccaaaggtctgaatgaatatagtcaagagtacctttcgtttcgtGAACTGCTGAAGAAttaaagctgactcttttctgctttccaaaaatatagtgttcacaaaaatccagtggcccggtactctgtccgcaaagaagaccccttttgctcaatatgcttaaaccattttcactcatatgacctaaacgtatatgtcataatttggtgatgtcagaatcagacaatgatgatgacgagattgCAATCGAGCttatgacagtagttccctgcaaaatatataagctaccagacctacaagctttcataacaacaagagcacttctagaaactttcataactccaccttcatttacacccaagggcctctagggtacctaaagagatgagattcttttttaaatcaggaacatgtctaacattagtaagcgtcctcacaataccatcatgcattttaattcggattgtttctctaccaacaacatcacatgctgtaTTATTGTCCATTAAAACAATTgcacaattacaagattcatatgtggaaaacaaatctccattatgatatatgtgataagaacaacccgaatctaaaatctattcatttttagacctcgtcctgtcatcaatagcaaagaaaatgttttcatcattctcatcagctgctacactagcttcagcagactcagtagttttctcaataattttttccttttgctttattttatttttcaatttaaagcaatcagccttaatgtgccccattttatgacaatatataCATTCCAAATTtcaatgtctggatttagatctagatttatatctactactgtcaaattctctcttATCCATTCTACCCTTGACAATCagacctgattccctctactttccctagtgatatctctgtctatc includes:
- the LOC135611678 gene encoding probable WRKY transcription factor 27; amino-acid sequence: MDDNNWDLHAVVRGCSAGAVAPENDPYFSSLYLSNEDDVDGEMEPLLGFPELMGTSSYLCELQQLCQPFYAMEPDEEPLQQQQLPPHLSPAASLLPAVAYPGQSQHQSSQFPRTVSQPSRSKRRKNQQKKVVCQVPADGVQSDLWAWRKYGQKPIKGSPYPRGYYRCSSSKGCQARKQVEQSNADPGMLLITYTAEHNHPVPTHRSSLAGSIRQKLPQPAAKGGDRDQLPSPSHPSSSSPLPSPIAAAGLSPKTPLTGDERKGEEGEEEDEELPTMGNVDMLEEDSALFLGMEVLVQPSTTGATETPATATLSSGYFDEGSNFEDHFFRSPWLAITDAAI
- the LOC103984727 gene encoding late embryogenesis abundant protein Lea14-A; its protein translation is MSSLVDRAKEFVAGKIAQIPKPEASLTGVSVKSLSRDSALFHSDVSVSNPYSHSLPICEISYTLKSAGRVVASGTMPDPGSLPASVVTKLEVPVKVPYNFLVSLVRDIGRDWDIDYELQVGLTIDLPIVGDFTIPLSTKGEMKLPTLSDIF
- the LOC135612276 gene encoding uncharacterized protein LOC135612276, which encodes MEAAATDCLSLEINLISAQGLQPPGGNRRLQAYAVIWIDSSIKLRTLVDRVGGENPTWNDKFLFRVHPSFLAYDSPCAYSVEIYAAGGWYLPDSLVGSVRFLVGNLRLLSRHSDRPVFDAVGIRRPSGRFQGVLNVGAAVLGSVPAVAARALAIRPAIGYRSLMAEWGGPKAKKRRPLRERNKASSSSASSVASSDEERAAEDADAAFCGPCVLSFPRRLHPARNLDPIPWATDSSSSQPSPPWTAEISRS
- the LOC108952864 gene encoding transcription factor CPC-like, producing MGALSFPLLRLLLARHLAESMEKRPRGRAKDIDHHHHHHGSEEVSSSEWEFIDMSDEEVDIICRMYRLVGDRWEMIAGRVPGRTPEAIERYWKMRHEPCFAERRLKRITQTRQQRLG